The following are encoded together in the Carassius auratus strain Wakin chromosome 34, ASM336829v1, whole genome shotgun sequence genome:
- the LOC113052962 gene encoding neurofilament medium polypeptide-like isoform X19, whose translation MSFMSPSRSFSSSSLSGSLGSRGGLFGSISPATIGNLANTLRPTVQINSSTFPPADDKETMKGLNDRLAGYLSKVRLLEDSNIELEKQIKEALMRKGAESDRDWSAYEKIINDLRNQLQEMTMDNARLFLQIDNARLAADDFKVKFESEQAMRQGVEQDLAGLRKMLDDTYMGRMQLEGQIESMREELVFLKKSHEEDVANLKSHISDSQVNVQMESKNNADLNETINNIRTQYERAAQKSREETEEWYKNKFDSITAEVTQNTEALQAGKTELNELRRTKQTLEIDLQALHNMIRSLEDSLRETEARYAHEVNGYNSGLVQLEGELGQVRAQVERQAAEYDALLNIKSKLEAEIATYHCLLEGVVDDEGDKNREEFSLEQALYAAPPPSVGLKKAIVITQEIVDRKGVSQSELEQNPTDHNNHVFGEEEELAEPLVLALELAMEKVKDEQEEFGEQLELAMEKAKDEQEEFGEQLELAMEKAKDEQEEFGEQLELAMEKVKDKQEEFGEQLELQLELAMEKAKDEQEEFGEQLELAMEKAKDEQEEWGEQLELAMEKAKDEQEEFGEQLELAMEKVKDKQEEFGEQLELQLELAMEKAKDEQEEWGEQLELELELAMEKAKDEQEEFGEQLELAMEKAKDEQEEFGEQLELVMEKAKDEQEEFGEQLELVMEKAKDEQEEFGEQLELAMEKAKDEQEEFGEQLELAMEKAKDEQEEWGEQLELELELAMEKAKDEQEEFGEQLELAMEKAKDEQEEFGEQLELVMEKAKDEQEEFGEQLELVMEKAKDEQEEFGEQLELAMEKAKDEQEEWGEQLELELELAMEKAKDEQEEFGEQLELAMEKAKDEQEDWGEQLELAMEKAKDEQEEFGEQLELAMEKAKDEQEEFGEQLELAMEKAKDEQEEWGEQLELELELAMEKAKDEQEEFGEQLELAMEKAKDEQEEFGEQLELAMEKAKDEQEDWGEQLELAMEKAKDEQEEWGEQLELAMEKAKDEQEDWGEQLELAMEKAKDEQEEWGEQLELELELAMEKAKDEQEEFGEQLELAMEKAKDEQEEFGEQLELAMEKAKDEQEEWGEQLELELELAMEKAKDEQEEFGEQLELAMEKAKDEQEDWGEQLELAMEKAKDEQEEWGEQLELELELAMEKAKDEQEEFGEQLELAMEKAKDEQEEFGEQLELAMEKWKDEQEEWGEQLELAMEKWKDEQEEWGEQLGLEMEKLIEEREELEEEEFMKTGVLPRSAHKIWPPQWPPLH comes from the exons ATGTCATTCATGAGCCCTTCCAGGAGTTTCTCCAGCTCAAGTCTGTCTGGTAGCTTGGGGTCAAGGGGTGGTTTGTTCGGGTCCATTTCCCCAGCCACTATAGGGAATCTGGCAAACACACTGCGTCCCACTGTGCAGATCAACAGCAGCACTTTTCCCCCAGCTGATGATAAAGAGACCATGAAGGGTCTGAATGACCGTCTGGCGGGGTATCTGTCAAAAGTGCGACTCCTGGAGGACTCCAACATTGAACTGGAGAAGCAAATCAAAGAGGCTCTGATGAGGAAAGGAGCTGAGAGTGACAGAGACTGGAGCGCCTATGAGAAGATCATTAATGATCTGAGAAACCAG CTCCAGGAAATGACCATGGACAATGCCAGACTCTTCTTACAGATAGACAATGCGAGGCTGGCTGCTGACGATTTCAAAGTCAA GTTTGAGTCGGAGCAGGCCATGCGGCAAGGGGTGGAGCAGGATCTGGCAGGACTCCGTAAGATGCTGGACGACACTTACATGGGCCGCATGCAGCTGGAGGGCCAGATCGAGTCTATGAGAGAAGAGCTGGTGTTCCTGAAGAAGAGCCACGAGGAG GATGTTGCCAACCTGAAGAGTCATATCAGTGACTCTCAAGTCAATGTGCAAATGGAGTCTAAAAACAATGCAGACCTCAATGAGACCATTAATAACATCCGCACGCAGTACGAGCGAGCCGCGCAGAAGAGCCGCGAGGAAACTGAAGAGTGGTATAAAAACAAA TTTGACAGCATCACAGCTGAGGTGACTCAGAACACAGAAGCTCTGCAGGCAGGAAAGACCGAGCTGAACGAGCTGCGCAGGACGAAACAAACTCTAGAAATTGACCTGCAGGCTCTGCACAATATG ATTCGATCCCTCGAAGATTCGCTGCGTGAAACAGAGGCACGTTACGCTCATGAAGTCAATGGGTACAACTCTGGATTGGTGCAGCTGGAGGGAGAGCTGGGACAGGTGCGAGCGCAGGTGGAGCGTCAGGCGGCCGAGTATGATGCCCTGCTGAACATCAAGTCCAAACTGGAGGCAGAGATTGCCACCTATCATTGCCTCCTGGAGGGTGTTGTTGACGACGAGGGGGACAAAAATAG AGAGGAATTTTCTTTAGAGCAGGCGTTGTATGCAG CTCCTCCGCCTTCCGTCGGACTTAAGAAAGCCATCGTCATCACGCAAGAAATAGTGGACAGAAAAGGGGTCTCTCAGAGTGAACTTGAGCAAAATCCTACTGATCACAACAACCACGTTTTTGGGGAGGAAGAGGAGTTGGCAGAACCACTGGTGTTAGCTTTGGAGTTAGCAATGGAAAAGGTGAAAGACGAACAAGAGGAGTTTGGAGAACAACTGGAGTTAGCGATGGAAAAGGCAAAAGATGAGCAAGAGGAGTTTGGAGAACAACTGGAGTTAGCGATGGAAAAGGCAAAAGATGAGCAAGAGGAGTTTGGAGAACAACTGGAGTTAGCAATGGAAAAGGTGAAAGACAAGCAAGAGGAGTTTGGAGAACAACTGGAGTTACAGTTGGAGTTAGCGATGGAAAAG GCAAAAGACGAACAAGAGGAGTTTGGAGAACAACTGGAGTTAGCAATGGAAAAG GCAAAAGATGAGCAAGAGGAGTGGGGAGAACAACTGGAGTTAGCGATGGAAAAGGCAAAAGATGAGCAAGAGGAGTTTGGAGAACAACTGGAGTTAGCAATGGAAAAGGTGAAAGACAAGCAAGAGGAGTTTGGAGAACAACTGGAGTTACAGTTGGAGTTAGCGATGGAAAAGGCAAAAGATGAGCAAGAGGAGTGGGGAGAACAACTGGAGTTAGAGTTGGAGTTAGCGATGGAAAAGGCAAAAGATGAGCAAGAGGAGTTTGGAGAACAACTGGAGTTAGCGATGGAAAAGGCAAAAGACGAGCAAGAAGAGTTTGGAGAACAACTGGAGTTAGTGATGGAAAAGGCAAAAGACGAGCAAGAGGAGTTTGGAGAACAACTGGAGTTAGTGATGGAAAAGGCAAAAGATGAGCAAGAGGAGTTTGGAGAACAACTGGAGTTAGCGATGGAAAAGGCAAAAGATGAGCAAGAGGAGTTTGGAGAACAACTGGAGTTAGCGATGGAAAAGGCAAAAGACGAGCAAGAGGAGTGGGGAGAACAACTGGAGTTAGAGTTGGAGTTAGCGATGGAAAAGGCAAAAGATGAGCAAGAGGAGTTTGGAGAACAACTGGAGTTAGCGATGGAAAAGGCAAAAGACGAGCAAGAAGAGTTTGGAGAACAACTGGAGTTAGTGATGGAAAAGGCAAAAGACGAGCAAGAGGAGTTTGGAGAACAACTGGAGTTAGTGATGGAAAAGGCAAAAGATGAGCAAGAGGAGTTTGGAGAACAACTGGAGTTAGCGATGGAAAAGGCAAAAGATGAGCAAGAGGAGTGGGGAGAACAACTGGAGTTAGAGTTGGAGTTAGCGATGGAAAAGGCAAAAGATGAGCAAGAGGAGTTTGGAGAACAACTGGAGTTAGCGATGGAAAAGGCAAAAGACGAGCAAGAGGATTGGGGAGAACAACTGGAGTTAGCGATGGAAAAGGCAAAAGACGAGCAAGAGGAGTTTGGAGAACAACTGGAGTTAGCAATGGAAAAGGCAAAAGACGAACAAGAGGAGTTTGGAGAACAACTGGAGTTAGCGATGGAAAAGGCAAAAGATGAGCAAGAGGAGTGGGGAGAACAACTGGAGTTAGAGTTGGAGTTAGCGATGGAAAAGGCAAAAGATGAGCAAGAGGAGTTTGGAGAACAACTGGAGTTAGCGATGGAAAAGGCAAAAGACGAGCAAGAGGAGTTTGGAGAACAACTGGAGTTAGCGATGGAAAAGGCAAAAGACGAGCAAGAGGATTGGGGAGAACAACTGGAGTTAGCGATGGAAAAGGCAAAAGACGAGCAAGAGGAGTGGGGAGAACAACTGGAGTTAGCGATGGAAAAGGCAAAAGACGAGCAAGAGGATTGGGGAGAACAACTGGAGTTAGCGATGGAAAAGGCAAAAGACGAGCAAGAGGAGTGGGGAGAACAACTGGAGTTAGAGTTGGAGTTAGCGATGGAAAAGGCAAAAGATGAGCAAGAGGAGTTTGGAGAACAACTGGAGTTAGCGATGGAAAAGGCAAAAGACGAACAAGAGGAGTTTGGAGAACAACTGGAGTTAGCGATGGAAAAGGCAAAAGATGAGCAAGAGGAGTGGGGAGAACAACTGGAGTTAGAGTTGGAGTTAGCGATGGAAAAGGCAAAAGATGAGCAAGAGGAGTTTGGAGAACAACTGGAGTTAGCGATGGAAAAGGCAAAAGACGAGCAAGAGGATTGGGGAGAACAACTGGAGTTAGCGATGGAAAAGGCAAAAGACGAGCAAGAGGAGTGGGGAGAACAACTGGAGTTAGAGTTGGAGTTAGCGATGGAAAAGGCAAAAGATGAGCAAGAGGAGTTTGGAGAACAACTGGAGTTAGCGATGGAAAAGGCAAAAGACGAGCAAGAGGAGTTTGGAGAACAACTGGAGTTAGCAATGGAAAAGTGGAAAGATGAGCAAGAGGAGTGGGGAGAACAACTGGAGTTAGCGATGGAAAAGTGGAAAGATGAGCAAGAGGAGTGGGGAGAACAACTGGGGCTAGAGATGGAAAAGCTTATAGAAGAGCGAGAGGAGTTAGAAGAAGAAGAGTTTATGAAGACAGGGGTGCTCCCTAGGAGTGCCCATAAAATCTGGCCACCCCAGTGGCCACCCCTACATTAA
- the LOC113052962 gene encoding neurofilament medium polypeptide-like isoform X10: protein MSFMSPSRSFSSSSLSGSLGSRGGLFGSISPATIGNLANTLRPTVQINSSTFPPADDKETMKGLNDRLAGYLSKVRLLEDSNIELEKQIKEALMRKGAESDRDWSAYEKIINDLRNQLQEMTMDNARLFLQIDNARLAADDFKVKFESEQAMRQGVEQDLAGLRKMLDDTYMGRMQLEGQIESMREELVFLKKSHEEDVANLKSHISDSQVNVQMESKNNADLNETINNIRTQYERAAQKSREETEEWYKNKFDSITAEVTQNTEALQAGKTELNELRRTKQTLEIDLQALHNMIRSLEDSLRETEARYAHEVNGYNSGLVQLEGELGQVRAQVERQAAEYDALLNIKSKLEAEIATYHCLLEGVVDDEGDKNREEFSLEQALYAAPPPSVGLKKAIVITQEIVDRKGVSQSELEQNPTDHNNHVFGEEEELAEPLVLALELAMEKVKDEQEEFGEQLELAMEKAKDEQEEFGEQLELAMEKAKDEQEEFGEQLELAMEKVKDKQEEFGEQLELQLELAMEKAKDEQEEWGEQLELAMEKAKDEQEEFGEQLELAMEKVKDKQEEFGEQLELQLELAMEKAKDEQEEWGEQLELAMEKAKDEQEEFGEQLELAMEKVKDKQEEFGEQLELQLELAMEKAKDEQEEWGEQLELELELAMEKAKDEQEEFGEQLELAMEKAKDEQEEFGEQLELVMEKAKDEQEEFGEQLELVMEKAKDEQEEFGEQLELAMEKAKDEQEEFGEQLELAMEKAKDEQEEWGEQLELELELAMEKAKDEQEEFGEQLELAMEKAKDEQEEFGEQLELVMEKAKDEQEEFGEQLELVMEKAKDEQEEFGEQLELAMEKAKDEQEEWGEQLELELELAMEKAKDEQEEFGEQLELAMEKAKDEQEDWGEQLELAMEKAKDEQEEFGEQLELAMEKAKDEQEEFGEQLELAMEKAKDEQEEWGEQLELELELAMEKAKDEQEEFGEQLELAMEKAKDEQEEFGEQLELAMEKAKDEQEDWGEQLELAMEKAKDEQEEWGEQLELAMEKAKDEQEDWGEQLELAMEKAKDEQEEWGEQLELELELAMEKAKDEQEEFGEQLELAMEKAKDEQEEFGEQLELAMEKAKDEQEEFGEQLELAMEKAKDEQEDWGEQLELAMEKAKDEQEEWGEQLELELELAMEKAKDEQEEFGEQLELAMEKAKDEQEEFGEQLELAMEKWKDEQEEWGEQLELAMEKWKDEQEEWGEQLGLEMEKLIEEREELEEEEFMKTGVLPRSAHKIWPPQWPPLH, encoded by the exons ATGTCATTCATGAGCCCTTCCAGGAGTTTCTCCAGCTCAAGTCTGTCTGGTAGCTTGGGGTCAAGGGGTGGTTTGTTCGGGTCCATTTCCCCAGCCACTATAGGGAATCTGGCAAACACACTGCGTCCCACTGTGCAGATCAACAGCAGCACTTTTCCCCCAGCTGATGATAAAGAGACCATGAAGGGTCTGAATGACCGTCTGGCGGGGTATCTGTCAAAAGTGCGACTCCTGGAGGACTCCAACATTGAACTGGAGAAGCAAATCAAAGAGGCTCTGATGAGGAAAGGAGCTGAGAGTGACAGAGACTGGAGCGCCTATGAGAAGATCATTAATGATCTGAGAAACCAG CTCCAGGAAATGACCATGGACAATGCCAGACTCTTCTTACAGATAGACAATGCGAGGCTGGCTGCTGACGATTTCAAAGTCAA GTTTGAGTCGGAGCAGGCCATGCGGCAAGGGGTGGAGCAGGATCTGGCAGGACTCCGTAAGATGCTGGACGACACTTACATGGGCCGCATGCAGCTGGAGGGCCAGATCGAGTCTATGAGAGAAGAGCTGGTGTTCCTGAAGAAGAGCCACGAGGAG GATGTTGCCAACCTGAAGAGTCATATCAGTGACTCTCAAGTCAATGTGCAAATGGAGTCTAAAAACAATGCAGACCTCAATGAGACCATTAATAACATCCGCACGCAGTACGAGCGAGCCGCGCAGAAGAGCCGCGAGGAAACTGAAGAGTGGTATAAAAACAAA TTTGACAGCATCACAGCTGAGGTGACTCAGAACACAGAAGCTCTGCAGGCAGGAAAGACCGAGCTGAACGAGCTGCGCAGGACGAAACAAACTCTAGAAATTGACCTGCAGGCTCTGCACAATATG ATTCGATCCCTCGAAGATTCGCTGCGTGAAACAGAGGCACGTTACGCTCATGAAGTCAATGGGTACAACTCTGGATTGGTGCAGCTGGAGGGAGAGCTGGGACAGGTGCGAGCGCAGGTGGAGCGTCAGGCGGCCGAGTATGATGCCCTGCTGAACATCAAGTCCAAACTGGAGGCAGAGATTGCCACCTATCATTGCCTCCTGGAGGGTGTTGTTGACGACGAGGGGGACAAAAATAG AGAGGAATTTTCTTTAGAGCAGGCGTTGTATGCAG CTCCTCCGCCTTCCGTCGGACTTAAGAAAGCCATCGTCATCACGCAAGAAATAGTGGACAGAAAAGGGGTCTCTCAGAGTGAACTTGAGCAAAATCCTACTGATCACAACAACCACGTTTTTGGGGAGGAAGAGGAGTTGGCAGAACCACTGGTGTTAGCTTTGGAGTTAGCAATGGAAAAGGTGAAAGACGAACAAGAGGAGTTTGGAGAACAACTGGAGTTAGCGATGGAAAAGGCAAAAGATGAGCAAGAGGAGTTTGGAGAACAACTGGAGTTAGCGATGGAAAAGGCAAAAGATGAGCAAGAGGAGTTTGGAGAACAACTGGAGTTAGCAATGGAAAAGGTGAAAGACAAGCAAGAGGAGTTTGGAGAACAACTGGAGTTACAGTTGGAGTTAGCGATGGAAAAGGCAAAAGATGAGCAAGAGGAGTGGGGAGAACAACTGGAGTTAGCGATGGAAAAGGCAAAAGACGAACAAGAGGAGTTTGGAGAACAACTGGAGTTAGCAATGGAAAAGGTGAAAGACAAGCAAGAGGAGTTTGGAGAACAACTGGAGTTACAGTTGGAGTTAGCGATGGAAAAGGCAAAAGATGAGCAAGAGGAGTGGGGAGAACAACTGGAGTTAGCGATGGAAAAGGCAAAAGATGAGCAAGAGGAGTTTGGAGAACAACTGGAGTTAGCAATGGAAAAGGTGAAAGACAAGCAAGAGGAGTTTGGAGAACAACTGGAGTTACAGTTGGAGTTAGCGATGGAAAAGGCAAAAGATGAGCAAGAGGAGTGGGGAGAACAACTGGAGTTAGAGTTGGAGTTAGCGATGGAAAAGGCAAAAGATGAGCAAGAGGAGTTTGGAGAACAACTGGAGTTAGCGATGGAAAAGGCAAAAGACGAGCAAGAAGAGTTTGGAGAACAACTGGAGTTAGTGATGGAAAAGGCAAAAGACGAGCAAGAGGAGTTTGGAGAACAACTGGAGTTAGTGATGGAAAAGGCAAAAGATGAGCAAGAGGAGTTTGGAGAACAACTGGAGTTAGCGATGGAAAAGGCAAAAGATGAGCAAGAGGAGTTTGGAGAACAACTGGAGTTAGCGATGGAAAAGGCAAAAGACGAGCAAGAGGAGTGGGGAGAACAACTGGAGTTAGAGTTGGAGTTAGCGATGGAAAAGGCAAAAGATGAGCAAGAGGAGTTTGGAGAACAACTGGAGTTAGCGATGGAAAAGGCAAAAGACGAGCAAGAAGAGTTTGGAGAACAACTGGAGTTAGTGATGGAAAAGGCAAAAGACGAGCAAGAGGAGTTTGGAGAACAACTGGAGTTAGTGATGGAAAAGGCAAAAGATGAGCAAGAGGAGTTTGGAGAACAACTGGAGTTAGCGATGGAAAAGGCAAAAGATGAGCAAGAGGAGTGGGGAGAACAACTGGAGTTAGAGTTGGAGTTAGCGATGGAAAAGGCAAAAGATGAGCAAGAGGAGTTTGGAGAACAACTGGAGTTAGCGATGGAAAAGGCAAAAGACGAGCAAGAGGATTGGGGAGAACAACTGGAGTTAGCGATGGAAAAGGCAAAAGACGAGCAAGAGGAGTTTGGAGAACAACTGGAGTTAGCAATGGAAAAGGCAAAAGACGAACAAGAGGAGTTTGGAGAACAACTGGAGTTAGCGATGGAAAAGGCAAAAGATGAGCAAGAGGAGTGGGGAGAACAACTGGAGTTAGAGTTGGAGTTAGCGATGGAAAAGGCAAAAGATGAGCAAGAGGAGTTTGGAGAACAACTGGAGTTAGCGATGGAAAAGGCAAAAGACGAGCAAGAGGAGTTTGGAGAACAACTGGAGTTAGCGATGGAAAAGGCAAAAGACGAGCAAGAGGATTGGGGAGAACAACTGGAGTTAGCGATGGAAAAGGCAAAAGACGAGCAAGAGGAGTGGGGAGAACAACTGGAGTTAGCGATGGAAAAGGCAAAAGACGAGCAAGAGGATTGGGGAGAACAACTGGAGTTAGCGATGGAAAAGGCAAAAGACGAGCAAGAGGAGTGGGGAGAACAACTGGAGTTAGAGTTGGAGTTAGCGATGGAAAAGGCAAAAGATGAGCAAGAGGAGTTTGGAGAACAACTGGAGTTAGCGATGGAAAAGGCAAAAGACGAACAAGAGGAGTTTGGAGAACAACTGGAGTTAGCGATGGAAAAG GCAAAAGATGAGCAAGAGGAGTTTGGAGAACAACTGGAGTTAGCGATGGAAAAGGCAAAAGACGAGCAAGAGGATTGGGGAGAACAACTGGAGTTAGCGATGGAAAAGGCAAAAGACGAGCAAGAGGAGTGGGGAGAACAACTGGAGTTAGAGTTGGAGTTAGCGATGGAAAAGGCAAAAGATGAGCAAGAGGAGTTTGGAGAACAACTGGAGTTAGCGATGGAAAAGGCAAAAGACGAGCAAGAGGAGTTTGGAGAACAACTGGAGTTAGCAATGGAAAAGTGGAAAGATGAGCAAGAGGAGTGGGGAGAACAACTGGAGTTAGCGATGGAAAAGTGGAAAGATGAGCAAGAGGAGTGGGGAGAACAACTGGGGCTAGAGATGGAAAAGCTTATAGAAGAGCGAGAGGAGTTAGAAGAAGAAGAGTTTATGAAGACAGGGGTGCTCCCTAGGAGTGCCCATAAAATCTGGCCACCCCAGTGGCCACCCCTACATTAA